From Lycium ferocissimum isolate CSIRO_LF1 chromosome 12, AGI_CSIRO_Lferr_CH_V1, whole genome shotgun sequence, one genomic window encodes:
- the LOC132039386 gene encoding probable leucine-rich repeat receptor-like protein kinase At1g35710 has protein sequence MWNPVPSLYMLLSLSFTVFQLVFAKYHFNTSETSSSANVLALLSWKASLESESQLLLSSWMNTSTSPCHWDCIRCDNLGRVTEMNMPNYLIKEFGMLESLFLLRTYLTGAIPVSIGNLSSLSLLYLDENKFSGHIPQEIAMLSSLKGLFLSRNTFIGSIPTLFGNLTNLESLKKNTKADKSSSFYRVTKWTSTWVKKFHPLDNGELNSLKSFESETKTLLKIRHHNVVKLYGFCSHARHSFLVYEFLEGGSLSERLRNDEKATELDCIKRVNIVRGVAYALSYMHHECSPPILHRDISSKNVLLDCEDKPRVSDFGTAKHLKSNSSNWTSFAGTFGYVAPEFAYTMEVNKSCDTYSFGVLSLKVILGRHPADIVEAMSSLSSTSEILDILLKDFIDQRPLLPSRVAEELIKITKIAFTCLNPSPQLRPTMQQVSASLAKEKALLKNSFPFITLGQLIDAELGSSYLTSCVVLFSFFPFAVVMFSPIVL, from the exons ATGTGGAATCCTGTTCCTTCTCTGTATATGCTATTAAGCTTGTCCTTCACTGTGTTTCAACTGGTTTTTGCTAAATATCATTTTAATACTTCTGAAACATCTTCAAGTGCAAATGTACTTGCCCTTTTATCCTGGAAGGCTAGCCTTGAAAGTGAAAGCCAATTGCTTCTTTCATCTTGGATGAACACTAGCACAAGTCCTTGCCATTGGGACTGCATTCGTTGCGACAACCTTGGACGAGTGACTGAGATGAATATGCCAAATTATCTCATAAAG GAATTTGGAATGCTAGAGTCTCTTTTTTTGCTCAGAACGTATCTTACTGGCGCAATCCCGGTATCTATTGGTAACTTGAGCAGCTTGAGTCTTCTATACCTTGATGAAAACAAATTCTCTGGGCATATTCCACAAGAAATAGCGATGTTGAGTTCCCTAAAAGGTCTCTTTCTGTCAAGAAACACATTTATTGGCTCCATTCCGACTTTGTTTGGTAACTTGACCAACTTAGAGTCCCT gaaaaagaatACCAAAGCTGACAAAAGTTCATCCTTTTACCGAGTTACTAAGTGGACAAGTACTTGGGTAAAAAAATTTCATCCATTAGATAATGGAGAATTGAACAGCTTGAAAAGTTTTGAAAGTGAAACAAAAACTTTATTGAAAATCCGCCATCATAATGTTGTAAAGCTTTATGGATTTTGTTCACATGCAAGACATTCTTTCTTGGTTTACGAGTTCTTGGAAGGAGGAAGCTTGTCAGAGAGACTTAGGAATGATGAAAAAGCGACAGAGTTAGACTGTATTAAGAGGGTGAACATTGTCAGAGGGGTGGCATATGCATTATCTTATATGCATCATGAATGTTCACCTCCTATTCTTCATCGGGATATATCAAGTAAGAATGTTTTGTTAGACTGTGAGGATAAGCCCCGTGTTTCTGATTTTGGTACTGCAAAACACCTAAAGTCAAACTCCTCTAATTGGACTTCTTTTGCTGGAACTTTTGGATATGTTGCTCCAG AGTTTGCTTACACTATGGAGGTAAACAAAAGTTGTGATACCTACAGCTTTGGAGTGCTATCATTGAAAGTGATCTTAGGTCGGCATCCAGCTGATATTGTTGAAGCTATGTCATCACTTTCATCAACATCAGAAATCCTTGACATATTGTTAAAAGATTTCATTGATCAACGGCCATTACTTCCCTCTCGAGTGGCTGAAGAATTGATCAAGATCACAAAGATAGCATTTACATGTCTTAATCCGAGTCCTCAACTTAGGCCAACCATGCAACAAGTTTCTGCATCTTTAGCCAAAGAAAAGGCACTTTTGAAGaactcttttccttttattactTTAGGCCAACTAATTGATGCTGAATTAGGTAGTTCCTATTTAACTTCTTGTGTAgttctgttttctttttttccgtTTGCTGTTGTGATGTTTTCTCCTATTGTACTCtaa
- the LOC132039387 gene encoding probable leucine-rich repeat receptor-like protein kinase At1g35710: MILQVDKPMWNPVPSPCMLLSLSFTVFQLVFAKYHFNTSETSSSANVLALLTWKASLESESQLLLSSWMNTSSSPCHWDCIRCDNLGRMTEMNKSNYLIKGTLHHLDFSSFSYLVKIDFSINSLYDTLPTNIFNLSKLSYFDLGFNDFSGTIPPEIRFLKSIKYLWLDHTRLSGVLPQEFGMLESLFLLRIQATNLTGTIPVSIGNLCRLSLLYLDENKFSGHIPQEIAMLSSLKGLFPSRNTFIGSILTSFGDLTNLESLYLHTNTVSGCIPQGIWSLTHLMDVDLGNNNFAGQIPSPIGNFSK, translated from the coding sequence atgatACTCCAAGTAGATAAGCCAATGTGGAATCCTGTTCCTTCTCCGTGTATGCTATTAAGCTTGTCCTTCACTGTGTTTCAACTGGTTTTTGCTAAGTATCATTTTAATACTTCTGAAACATCTTCAAGTGCAAATGTACTTGCCCTTTTAACCTGGAAGGCCAGCCTTGAAAGTGAAAGCCAATTGCTTCTTTCATCTTGGATGAACACTAGCTCAAGTCCTTGCCATTGGGACTGCATTCGTTGCGACAACCTTGGACGAATGACTGAGATGAATAAGTCAAATTATCTCATAAAGGGTACCCTTCACCATCTAGATTTCTCATCATTCTCCTATCTCGTCAAAATAGACTTCTCCATAAACTCACTCTATGATACTCTTCCCACCAATATATTCAATCTTTCAAAGCTGAGTTACTTTGATTTGGGATTCAATGATTTTTCTGGAACAATTCCCCCTGAAATAAGATTCTTGAAAAGTATTAAGTACCTTTGGCTCGACCATACTCGTCTTAGTGGTGTTCTGCCCCAGGAATTTGGAATGCTAGAGTCTCTTTTTTTGCTCAGAATACAAGCAACCAATCTTACTGGCACAATCCCGGTATCTATTGGTAACTTATGCAGATTGAGTCTTCTATACCTTGATGAAAATAAATTCTCTGGGCATATTCCACAAGAAATAGCAATGTTGAGTTCCCTAAAAGGTCTCTTTCCGTCAAGAAACACATTTATTGGCTCTATTCTGACTTCGTTTGGTGACTTGACCAACTTAGAGTCCCTGTATCTTCATACCAACACAGTTTCAGGATGCATACCTCAGGGGATTTGGTCTCTGACACATTTGATGGATGTTGATTTAGGAAATAACAATTTTGCTGGTCAAATACCAAGTCCTATTGGAAATTTCAGCAAGTAG